A window of the Phycicoccus sp. M110.8 genome harbors these coding sequences:
- a CDS encoding MazG family protein, with amino-acid sequence MAGRLSLLVASPRVAPGLLSRSAWQAVEAADSVLARAADEPLAAALVESGVPVAYVGDAPPPALARELVARAGAGQVVWVSSADADPGLTDAVAAEVSRLPEPPEVEVVVGSWDVQGARLLDVVAVMDRLRSPGGCPWDAEQTHESLVKYLVEESHEAAEAIESGDRDHMREELGDVLLQVAFQSRVAEEHPEQPFDIDDVAGGLVAKLVRRHPHVFADDAAATPEEVERNWELIKAQERAAKAEHAGGEAGHAGLLHGIPASLPALLAADKVVARLERRGDALPPAGDDVASQLLALVARARAEGTDAEAELRRALRALDQQA; translated from the coding sequence GTGGCCGGCCGCCTCAGCCTGCTCGTCGCCAGCCCCCGGGTCGCCCCGGGGCTGCTGAGCCGGTCCGCCTGGCAGGCCGTCGAGGCGGCCGACTCCGTGCTGGCCCGCGCAGCCGACGAGCCGCTCGCCGCCGCCCTCGTGGAGTCCGGCGTGCCGGTGGCGTATGTCGGTGACGCGCCTCCTCCTGCGCTGGCCCGTGAGCTCGTGGCCAGGGCGGGCGCCGGGCAGGTCGTGTGGGTGTCCTCGGCCGACGCGGACCCGGGGCTGACGGACGCGGTCGCCGCCGAGGTGTCGCGCCTGCCCGAGCCGCCCGAGGTCGAGGTCGTCGTCGGCTCCTGGGACGTCCAGGGTGCCCGGCTGCTCGACGTCGTGGCCGTCATGGACCGCCTGCGCTCGCCCGGCGGCTGCCCGTGGGACGCCGAGCAGACCCACGAGTCGCTGGTGAAGTACCTCGTCGAGGAGTCGCACGAGGCGGCCGAGGCGATCGAGTCCGGCGACCGCGACCACATGCGCGAGGAGCTCGGCGACGTCCTCCTGCAGGTGGCCTTCCAGTCGCGGGTCGCCGAGGAGCACCCGGAGCAGCCGTTCGACATCGACGACGTCGCCGGCGGCCTCGTCGCCAAGCTCGTGCGCCGCCACCCGCACGTGTTCGCCGACGACGCGGCCGCCACGCCCGAGGAGGTCGAGCGCAACTGGGAGCTCATCAAGGCCCAGGAGCGCGCGGCGAAGGCCGAGCACGCCGGTGGAGAGGCCGGGCACGCCGGGCTGCTCCACGGCATACCGGCGTCGCTGCCCGCGCTGCTCGCGGCGGACAAGGTCGTCGCCCGGCTCGAGCGGCGGGGCGACGCGCTGCCGCCCGCCGGCGACGACGTGGCGTCCCAGCTGCTGGCCCTGGTCGCCCGCGCCCGCGCCGAGGGCACGGACGCCGAGGCCGAGCTGCGCCGGGCGCTGCGCGCCCTCGACCAGCAGGCCTGA